From Micromonospora rhizosphaerae, the proteins below share one genomic window:
- a CDS encoding SpoIIE family protein phosphatase, producing MSSAQRGEDGCRSSSGTGEAELPPLLAAAFAAGGEMGERLRRFDWPATRLGGPESWPPALCHAVSMMLSSGAQIAMFWGDEHRTFYNDAYLPTIGAKHPAVIGQPAREHWVETWDVLGPLLDGVRRTGEPYRGENHPFVIDRHGFLEDVYFDVSYDPIRDADGTVNGVFCVVNETTGRVLGERRMRALAELGTRLADVQSTLELGRAAAQVLDGHRADLPFSLLWLHDEDGRPALAGCNGVDPGQVIDVPPELLARIASGGAADGDGTLPVADLLGAVPPDAAEQALVLPISATKEAAGALVVGLARRLPLTDEYRDFVDLVAAQISRAVGKQRAYEQERARAAELAALNRAKANFFANVSHEFRTPLTLVLGPLEDMLAVPGLSAADTERLAVMHRNALRLVKLVNTVLDFSRLESGRLAARFQPTDLADYTSRLASTFRSATDRAGLRLVVDCPPLPAPVYVDRDMWEKIVLNLVSNAVKFTFDGEIRVRVRAADGAARLEVTDTGVGIVPEELAHVFERFHRVPGVRSRTHEGTGIGLALVRELVEMHIGTVEARSRLDEGSTFTVTVPFGYVHLPADRVATLAPVPLTEPEQARLYVAETALWTDQVETPGPLPEPVDAPVGAGRILLADDNADLREHVSRLLAPGYEVVAVPDGVAALRLAVESPFDLVLTDVMMPRLDGFGLVTALRADPRTRHVPIVLLSARAGSAEAVAGLSAGADDYLTKPFSSQELIARVRANVELGQLRGQIIRRLRALADAAVAINTARSTAEVVQVAARHALGLAEAARVVVTATGARHEADGGGEAPVDPSVVLPLTGTSGEQLGELRVWRRDGDGTERAALTELARLVGVRLENARLYEAEHRIATTLQHSLLPRTLPQLPGAVVASRYLPGSADVEVGGDWYDVIGVADDALVLVIGDVVGKGVRAAAAMGQLRNALRAYVLEGFDPGQALTRLNRLVRSTEGGSFTTVLCLWFSPRTRRLRYASAGHPSPLLIREDEVALLHDRALGPPVGAIAQPSYRTVEGELSPGGRLLLYTDGLIEDRQLGIDAALGQLHADATTRGAHVADLVDAVVERVASRPRHDDVAVLALEATELNRFVLRLPADPTRLSVLRKRLDDFLAAHQIGEDDLFDLTVAISEAAANAIEHPVSPTEPVISVEVTIEDRTVTATVRDSGRWRESTGSGFRGRGLALIKALGELTVRRSADGTEVTLRRQLQD from the coding sequence ATGAGTTCGGCCCAACGGGGCGAGGACGGATGTCGTTCGTCCTCGGGGACCGGCGAGGCGGAGCTCCCACCGCTGCTGGCGGCGGCCTTCGCGGCGGGCGGCGAGATGGGTGAGCGGCTGCGCCGCTTCGACTGGCCCGCCACCCGGCTCGGCGGGCCGGAGAGCTGGCCGCCCGCGCTCTGCCACGCCGTCAGCATGATGCTCTCCTCCGGGGCCCAGATCGCGATGTTCTGGGGCGACGAGCACCGCACCTTCTACAACGACGCCTACCTGCCGACCATCGGGGCAAAGCACCCGGCGGTGATCGGGCAGCCGGCCCGCGAGCACTGGGTCGAGACCTGGGACGTCCTCGGGCCGTTGCTGGACGGGGTCCGCCGCACCGGCGAGCCCTACCGCGGCGAGAACCACCCCTTCGTCATCGACCGGCACGGCTTCCTGGAGGACGTCTACTTCGACGTCTCGTACGACCCCATCCGCGACGCCGACGGCACCGTCAACGGCGTCTTCTGCGTCGTCAACGAGACCACGGGCCGGGTGCTCGGCGAGCGCCGGATGCGGGCCCTGGCCGAGCTGGGCACCCGGCTCGCCGACGTGCAGAGCACGCTGGAGCTGGGCCGGGCCGCGGCCCAGGTGCTCGACGGACACCGGGCGGACCTGCCGTTCAGCCTCCTCTGGCTGCATGACGAGGACGGCAGGCCGGCGCTGGCCGGATGCAACGGCGTCGATCCCGGGCAGGTCATCGACGTACCGCCGGAGCTGCTGGCCCGGATCGCCTCCGGCGGGGCCGCGGACGGCGACGGGACGCTGCCGGTGGCCGACCTGCTCGGCGCGGTGCCGCCGGACGCGGCCGAACAGGCGCTGGTGCTGCCGATCAGCGCGACGAAGGAGGCCGCCGGCGCGCTCGTGGTGGGCCTGGCCCGCCGGCTTCCGCTCACCGACGAATACCGCGACTTCGTCGACCTGGTGGCGGCCCAGATCTCCCGCGCGGTCGGCAAGCAGCGGGCGTACGAGCAGGAACGCGCGCGGGCCGCGGAGCTGGCCGCGCTGAACCGGGCCAAGGCCAACTTCTTCGCCAACGTCAGCCACGAATTCCGCACCCCGCTGACCCTGGTCCTCGGCCCGCTGGAGGACATGCTCGCCGTCCCCGGGCTGTCGGCCGCGGACACCGAGCGGCTGGCCGTGATGCACCGTAATGCGCTGCGCCTGGTCAAGCTGGTCAACACCGTCCTCGACTTCTCCCGCCTCGAGTCCGGCCGACTGGCCGCCCGCTTCCAGCCCACCGACCTGGCCGACTACACCTCCCGACTGGCCAGCACCTTCCGCTCCGCGACCGACCGCGCCGGGCTGCGCCTGGTGGTCGACTGCCCACCGCTGCCCGCGCCGGTCTACGTCGACCGGGACATGTGGGAGAAGATCGTCCTCAACCTGGTGTCGAACGCGGTCAAGTTCACCTTCGACGGCGAGATCCGGGTCCGGGTCCGGGCCGCCGACGGCGCCGCCCGGCTGGAGGTGACCGACACCGGCGTCGGCATCGTGCCGGAGGAGCTGGCGCACGTCTTCGAGCGGTTCCACCGGGTGCCCGGCGTGCGTTCCCGCACCCACGAGGGGACCGGGATCGGGCTCGCCCTGGTCCGCGAGCTGGTCGAGATGCACATTGGCACGGTCGAGGCCCGCAGCCGACTGGACGAGGGCAGCACCTTCACCGTCACCGTACCGTTCGGGTACGTGCACCTGCCCGCCGACCGGGTGGCCACCCTCGCTCCGGTGCCGCTGACCGAGCCGGAGCAGGCCCGCCTCTACGTCGCCGAGACCGCGCTCTGGACCGACCAGGTGGAGACCCCCGGTCCGCTGCCGGAACCGGTCGACGCACCCGTCGGCGCCGGCCGGATCCTGCTCGCCGACGACAACGCCGACCTGCGCGAACACGTCAGCCGCCTGCTCGCCCCCGGGTACGAGGTGGTCGCCGTGCCGGACGGCGTGGCGGCGCTCCGGCTGGCCGTCGAGTCCCCGTTCGACCTGGTGCTGACCGACGTGATGATGCCCCGGCTGGACGGCTTCGGGCTGGTCACCGCGCTCCGGGCCGACCCGCGTACCCGGCACGTGCCGATCGTGCTGCTCTCCGCCCGGGCCGGCTCGGCCGAGGCGGTCGCCGGGCTCTCGGCCGGCGCCGACGACTACCTGACCAAGCCCTTCTCCAGCCAGGAGCTGATCGCCCGGGTCCGGGCCAACGTGGAGCTCGGCCAGCTGCGCGGCCAGATCATCCGCCGGCTCCGCGCGCTGGCCGACGCGGCGGTGGCGATCAACACCGCCCGGTCCACGGCCGAGGTGGTGCAGGTCGCCGCCCGGCACGCGCTCGGTCTGGCCGAGGCGGCCCGGGTGGTGGTCACCGCCACCGGCGCCCGCCACGAGGCGGACGGCGGCGGCGAAGCCCCGGTCGACCCGTCGGTGGTGCTGCCGTTGACCGGCACGAGCGGCGAGCAGCTCGGCGAGCTGCGGGTCTGGCGCCGCGACGGCGACGGCACCGAGCGGGCCGCGCTGACCGAGCTGGCCCGCCTGGTCGGCGTACGGCTGGAGAACGCCCGGCTCTATGAGGCCGAGCACCGGATCGCCACCACCCTCCAGCACAGCCTGCTGCCGCGCACCCTGCCGCAGCTGCCCGGCGCGGTGGTGGCCAGCCGCTACCTGCCCGGCAGCGCGGACGTCGAGGTGGGCGGCGACTGGTACGACGTGATCGGGGTCGCCGACGACGCGCTCGTGCTGGTGATCGGCGACGTGGTGGGCAAGGGCGTCCGGGCGGCCGCCGCGATGGGCCAGCTGCGCAACGCGCTGCGGGCGTACGTCCTGGAGGGCTTCGACCCGGGTCAGGCCCTGACCCGGCTGAACCGGCTGGTCCGCTCCACCGAGGGCGGCTCCTTCACCACCGTGCTCTGTCTCTGGTTCTCCCCGCGCACCCGCCGGCTGCGGTACGCCAGCGCCGGTCATCCGTCACCCCTGCTGATCCGCGAGGATGAGGTGGCGTTGCTGCACGATCGGGCCCTCGGACCGCCCGTCGGGGCCATCGCGCAGCCGTCGTACCGGACCGTCGAGGGCGAGCTGTCCCCCGGCGGTCGGTTGCTGCTCTACACCGACGGTCTCATCGAGGACCGCCAGCTCGGCATCGACGCGGCGCTCGGCCAGCTGCATGCGGACGCGACGACCCGGGGAGCGCACGTGGCCGATCTGGTCGACGCGGTGGTCGAGCGGGTCGCCAGCCGGCCCCGGCATGACGACGTGGCCGTGCTGGCCCTGGAGGCGACCGAGCTGAACCGGTTCGTGCTACGGCTGCCGGCCGACCCGACCCGACTCAGCGTGCTGCGCAAGCGGCTGGACGATTTCCTCGCCGCCCACCAGATCGGCGAGGACGACCTGTTCGACCTCACCGTGGCGATCTCCGAGGCTGCCGCGAACGCCATCGAGCACCCGGTCTCGCCGACCGAGCCGGTGATCAGCGTCGAGGTGACGATCGAGGACCGCACGGTGACCGCCACGGTCCGCGACAGTGGGCGGTGGCGGGAGTCCACCGGCTCGGGCTTCCGGGGGCGTGGGCTGGCGCTGATCAAGGCGCTCGGCGAGTTGACGGTGCGGCGTAGCGCCGACGGCACCGAGGTGACGCTGCGCCGGCAGCTCCAGGACTGA
- a CDS encoding STAS domain-containing protein, giving the protein MDQAGAPPVFSATSEVDGDQLHVVVTGEVDMATADSMLQTALAEPAGHVTLDLRAVTFFDSAAIHAVVRLAQRYPGALTVLPSRQVHRVLEISGLGEQDWLRTA; this is encoded by the coding sequence GTGGATCAAGCGGGTGCACCTCCCGTCTTCTCCGCGACTTCGGAGGTCGACGGTGATCAGCTCCACGTGGTGGTGACCGGCGAGGTCGACATGGCCACCGCCGACAGCATGCTCCAGACCGCCCTCGCCGAGCCCGCCGGGCACGTGACGCTCGACCTGCGGGCGGTCACGTTCTTCGACTCGGCGGCCATCCACGCGGTGGTCCGGCTGGCCCAGCGCTACCCCGGCGCGCTGACCGTGCTGCCGTCCCGGCAGGTCCACCGCGTGCTGGAGATCTCCGGTCTAGGCGAGCAGGACTGGCTTCGCACGGCCTGA
- the map gene encoding type I methionyl aminopeptidase, with product MTVRAPLTPGTLSPWRPVPAHIPRPEYVGKKRPQEWRGSHVQTPETIEKMRIAGRLAAQATQLAGEHCKPGVTTDEIDRVVHEFLCDHGAYPSTLGYKGFPKSCCTSLNEVICHGIPDSTVLEDGDIINVDVTAYIGGVHGDTDATFCVGEVSEEARLLVERTHEAMMRGIKAVAPGRQINVIGRVIESYAKRFGYGVVRDFTGHGIGESFHSGLYVPHYDSPRPTDVMEPGMTFTIEPMITLGTYQYDMWDDGWTVVTKDRRWTAQFEHTIVVTDDGYEILTLP from the coding sequence ATGACCGTCCGTGCGCCGCTGACCCCAGGCACGCTCTCCCCGTGGCGACCGGTGCCAGCCCACATCCCCAGGCCGGAGTACGTGGGCAAGAAGCGCCCCCAGGAGTGGCGCGGCTCGCATGTGCAGACGCCGGAGACCATCGAGAAGATGCGGATCGCCGGCCGGCTCGCCGCCCAGGCCACCCAGCTCGCCGGGGAGCACTGCAAGCCGGGGGTGACCACCGACGAGATCGACCGGGTGGTGCACGAGTTCCTGTGCGACCACGGCGCATACCCGTCGACGCTGGGCTACAAGGGCTTCCCGAAGTCCTGCTGCACCAGCCTCAACGAGGTGATCTGCCACGGCATCCCCGACTCGACGGTGCTCGAGGACGGCGACATCATCAACGTCGACGTCACCGCGTACATCGGCGGGGTGCACGGGGACACCGACGCCACCTTCTGCGTGGGCGAGGTGAGCGAGGAGGCCCGGCTGCTGGTCGAGCGGACCCACGAGGCGATGATGCGGGGCATCAAGGCGGTCGCCCCGGGCCGGCAGATCAACGTGATCGGCCGGGTGATCGAGTCGTACGCCAAGCGGTTCGGCTATGGCGTGGTCCGCGACTTCACCGGTCACGGCATTGGCGAGTCCTTCCACAGCGGTCTGTACGTGCCGCACTATGACAGCCCCCGTCCGACCGACGTGATGGAGCCGGGGATGACGTTCACCATCGAGCCGATGATCACCCTGGGCACCTACCAGTACGACATGTGGGACGACGGCTGGACGGTGGTCACCAAGGACCGGAGGTGGACGGCCCAGTTCGAGCACACCATCGTCGTGACCGACGACGGCTACGAGATCCTCACCCTGCCGTGA